In Catenulispora sp. MAP5-51, the sequence CCCGTCGTACAGCGCCAGCTCCGCCTCCCGCACCAGCGTGTACGCGGCCAGATCGGCGGCCTCGGCCCGGGTCGCCAGGGCCGCGGTGCGGCGGGTCCAGGCCAGCGCGAGGTCCAGGCGCCCGGCCTCCTGGCACATCCAGCCGATGAACTCGGCATAACGGGCCGACAACAGGTGCAGCTGCGGGGCCGACTCCGGCGAGGCGGTCTGCGCCAACTCCATCAGGGTGTCGAAATCCACGATCAGCCGCCGCAGCACCAGCTCCGGGGGCAGCTGCTGGCTCAGCCGCCGGTGCCGGTCGAACTCCTCGCGGTAGTGGGCCAGCAGCCTGACATCGTCGGCCTCGCCCCGGACCGCCGAGCGCAGGGTCAGCGGCACCGACAGCGCCTCGCCGAACGCGGCCAGCTCGCCGCCCCAGTCCGGCTCGCCGTCATGGCCGGCCGCGGCGCCGGATCCGCCCCGGCGCCGCGGCTCCTCGGGCACCAGCGCGACCAGGTCGCCGTCGGCGCCCAGCTCCACGTCGACCAGGATCGCCAGCCGCCGGTTGGCCGGCAGCCGCCCCGTCTCGATCTTGCTCAGATAGCCCTTGTCGTAGTGCACGCGCTCGGCCAGCGCGGCCAGCGACATCTCGCGGCTCATGCGCAGGCGGCGCATCTCGATCCCGAACTCGGACACGATTCCACCATAGCCAGCGTTGAGCTTGTGAAAGAGCCCTGAGACGGCATGGCGGGAGGTTGCGTGTTGTGTCTTCCGAGGACATCGCGAGGGTGGAAGCGGACTATCTGGACGCCTTGCGGCACACCGACGAAGCGCTCTTGTCCGCCATCAGCTCGGTGGCGCCGGAGTCGGTGGGCTACATCGGCCTCGGCCCGCCGCCGACTCTGCGTCCCCGGCCCACGATCGAGGACTACGAGCACGATCTGGCGCTCCTGCGCCACCCCGGCCACGACGCCTTCGGCCATCTGCGCGACACGGTCCTGATCGGCCTCAGAGCCGGCACCATCAGCGCGAAGGACGTCTACCGCCGCGTGCGCCCCGCCATGATCGCGCTGACGGTGTTGCTGGACCCGGGAGCGGACCGGGCCGCGAAGGAGCTCGCGGAGCGGATCCGGCGGGGCGCCGGCCGGAGCCTGGACCGCTGGGCCGAGGCGGTGATGGCCGTCGACACCTGGCCGGGCAGCCTTCACAGCCTCCTGCGACAGGAACCCCAGGAACCGCACACCGGGAATGACCCGCACCTGCACGCGTTGCTGGGCCTGGACGAGCATCTGTGGCGCGGCGCGAACATCCTGCTCGCCCTGGCCCCGCCGCAGACCCTGCCCCACATCGCGGCCCAGGCGGCTCCGATGGCCGCCACCGGCAGCGTGGTCGGCGGTCCGCGTGCGGTCCGCAACGCCCGCGCGCTGCTGCGGATCGTCAGCCATGTCCCGCTGTCCCGGACCATCGTCGACTACGCGCTCAGACCGCAGACCAGTCCGCGTGTGCGGATCCAGCTGGCCGCGAACCCGCTGACGCCGAACGCGGTGCTCATCAGGCTACTGATGTTCGCCGGCGGCGAACCGGGGGTCGCCGCCGCGATCAGCCTGCACGAGTGCGCCCCGCCGGCCGTGCGGCTCGCCGCGTTCCGCGAGGTGCACGATCCCGAGGTCCTGGCCCAGGCCGGCGAGGCGCTTCGGCGCGACGCCGCCGTGGTCCACCGGGTCCAGCAGATCGCCTCGCTCACCGACCGCGAGGCGCCGTTGGCGCACGCCCTGATCCGGGACGCCCACCCGGACCTGCCGCCCCAGGCCCGCCTGTTCGCCTACGCGCATCTGGCCCGGATATCAGGCATCGAAGGAGTCTGGACGCTGGAGATGGAGCGCGCCGGCACCTTGGAGCGGATGCATCCGGCGGTGCGCGCGTCGATGCAGTCGGGATCGGCCGTCCCGCTGCTCGAGGCCGCGGTCGCCGATCCCTATCGCGGTATGGATCAGGACGCTGTCATGGCGGTCAGCGCGTTGCGGCGCGAGGAGGTGCTGGACAGGCCGTTCTCGTGGCAGGACGCCGCCGATCCGGATGTCGCTGGTCCGGACTGCCCTGGCGATGCCAACCCCGTGTCGAGGCCGGAACTCCCCACATAAGAGTGATCAATCGGCGATTCGTCCTGTCACCAGACCGCCGCCGCACTAGGGTGCGCCGTGTGGAGATCGGCGCGCGTGGGCGTCTCGCCGCCCTATGACGACCTGCGTTCGACCTCGCTGGCCCTGCGCCTGGCCCGCATCGCCCTGCACGGCGCCGCCGAACGCCGCCGCGTCGTGGTCTTCGGCAGCGACCCGCTCTCGGCGGTGGCCGGCAGCGCGCCGGACATCATGCCGCGCGTGGCCCGCGGCATCCTGGCGGGCCTGGACGAGCTCACCGTCCAGGACCGCACGCTGCTGCTGGACACCTTCGGCGCCTGGCTCGACGCCGACGGCTCGGCCGGCGAGGCCGGGCGGCGCCTGTTCGTGCACCCGAACACGGTGCGCAACCGGCTGCGCCGGCTGGAGAAGCAGACGGGGCGCTCGCTGTCGAACCCGCGCGCCATCGCCGAGCTGATCCTGGCCTACGAGATCGACTGCGGGACGCGCGCGGCGGTGGCCGAGGCGGCGGGGACGGCGCGGTAGCCGGCCCCGACCGCCGTCGGGCTAGACCCGGCCGCTGGCCTTCTGCGTCCGCCGTGCCACCGCGTCGATGACCACCGCGGCCAGGAGCACCGCGCCGGTGACCATGTACTGGATGCTGTTCGACAGGCCCTGGATGTTCATGCCGGACTGGATCGAGCCGATCACCAGCGCGCCGAGCAGCGCCGACCAGGTCTTGCCGCGTCCGCCGAACAGGCTGGTGCCGCCGATGACCGCCGCGGCGATCGCGTTCACCAGCAGGTTGCCGCCGCCGGAGGTCTGGGAGGCGGATTCGATCTGGCCGGCCAGGAACAGGCCGCCGACCGCGGCCATGAGGCCGCAGATCGAGAAGACCGTCAGGCGGATGAACGGCACGCTGATACCGGCCCGGCGCGCGGCCTCGATGCTGCCGCCGACCGCGAAGATGCGGCGGCCGTAGACGGTGCGCCGGAGGATGAAGTCGCCGACCACAATGAAGATGAGGAAGATCAGCGGCGCCAGCGGCAGGCCCTTGTACTCGTTGAACACGTAGGCGGCGAGGAAGGCGACGATCGCCAGCAGGATGACCCGCGCCGCGATCTCGCCGACCGGCGGCGCCGGTACCTTGGCCCGCATCCGGCGCGCCCGGCCGTACATCGCCACCGCCGCGTAGAGCAGGACACCGATCGCCGCGGCTCCGTAAGCGGCGATCTGCTGGCCGTAGATGGTGTTGTAGAGCCTGGAGACGATGCTGGTGGGCGGCAGGTTGACGGTGCCGGTGGCGCCCAGGATGTTGAGCATCAGGCCGTTCCAGAACAAGAAGCCGGCCAGGGTGACGACGAATGCGGGCACGCCGATCCTGGCGAAGAAGAAGCCCTGGATCAATCCGGTGGCGATACCGGTGACCAGCGCCAGGATCAGCGCCAGATACTCGTTGACGCCGTTGTTCACCGACTCCACCGCGAACACCGCCGCGGCCAGGCCCGACACCGAGCCCACCGACAGGTCGATCTCGCCGAGCAGCAGGACGAACACCACGCCGAGGGCGATCATGCCGGTGCCGACGATCTGCTGGGAGAGGTTGGACAGGTTCTGCGCCGACAGGAACGTGCTGTTCAGGCTGTAGAACACGATCCAGATGACCGCCAGAGCGATGATCATGGGGAGCGAGCCGAGTTCGCCGCCCTTGACCCGGCGCATGAACTCGTTCCAGTAGCCGGAAAGGCCGTGTTCCCGGGCCATCAGCCGCGGGTCGGCGGCCGAGCCGGCCGCCGGGACCATGGTCTCGACGATCTCCCGGACGGCCTCCTTGGACTCCCCGGTCTCCTTCGCCACCCGGTTGGTGACCTCGGACGGGGCGACGCCGGCGGCCAGCAGCTCCTCGACCTGCCCGCTGACCGTGCCGCCGCCGGCCGGGGCCGCCGCCCCCTCGCCGGCGTAGTCGCCGGCGCCGGCCGGGCCCATCAGCGGGGCGTCCTCGCCTTCGCGCCCGCGGCGGTCCTCGCCGCTGCCGCCGCCGGCACCGCCGGTGTTCGGGTCCTGGCTCATTCCTGTCCCTCCGCGTGGCGTGCCGCCCGCCGGGTGACGGCGTTGTCGGTGGCGCCGGTGATCGCCGAGATGATCTGCTCCTGGTTGGTCTGCCGCCGCTCGAAGATCCCGTTGTTCCGTCCCAGCCGCAGCACCGCGATCGTGTCGGCGACGGCCATCACGTCTTCCATGCTGTGGCTGATCAGGATCACCCCCAGGCCCCGGTCGCGCAGCCGCTCGACCAGGTCCAGCACTTGTGCGGTCTGCTCCACGCCGAGGGCGGCGGTGGGTTCGTCGAGCAGCACGACCTTGGGCTCGCCGATCAGCGAGCGGGCGATGGCCACGGTCTGGCGCTGGCCGCCGGACAGCGAGGCGACCGGGATGCGGACGCTGGGGATGCGGATCGACAGCGTCTGCAGGAGTTCCCGGGAGCGGCCCTCCATGGCGATCTCGTCCAGGATCCCGGCCTTGGTGATCTCGTTGCCCAGGAACAGGTTGCCGACCACGTCCAGGTTGTCGGCCAGCGCCAGGTCCTGGTAGACGGTCGCGATGCCCAGCTTCTGGGCGTCGTGCGGGCCTTTGACGGAGACCGCGC encodes:
- a CDS encoding sugar ABC transporter permease; protein product: MVPAAGSAADPRLMAREHGLSGYWNEFMRRVKGGELGSLPMIIALAVIWIVFYSLNSTFLSAQNLSNLSQQIVGTGMIALGVVFVLLLGEIDLSVGSVSGLAAAVFAVESVNNGVNEYLALILALVTGIATGLIQGFFFARIGVPAFVVTLAGFLFWNGLMLNILGATGTVNLPPTSIVSRLYNTIYGQQIAAYGAAAIGVLLYAAVAMYGRARRMRAKVPAPPVGEIAARVILLAIVAFLAAYVFNEYKGLPLAPLIFLIFIVVGDFILRRTVYGRRIFAVGGSIEAARRAGISVPFIRLTVFSICGLMAAVGGLFLAGQIESASQTSGGGNLLVNAIAAAVIGGTSLFGGRGKTWSALLGALVIGSIQSGMNIQGLSNSIQYMVTGAVLLAAVVIDAVARRTQKASGRV
- a CDS encoding helix-turn-helix domain-containing protein, translating into MSEFGIEMRRLRMSREMSLAALAERVHYDKGYLSKIETGRLPANRRLAILVDVELGADGDLVALVPEEPRRRGGSGAAAGHDGEPDWGGELAAFGEALSVPLTLRSAVRGEADDVRLLAHYREEFDRHRRLSQQLPPELVLRRLIVDFDTLMELAQTASPESAPQLHLLSARYAEFIGWMCQEAGRLDLALAWTRRTAALATRAEAADLAAYTLVREAELALYDGDPATAMELAGRVLADPRARARSRGLAAHRQAQAFAIRGDHARCLSSLDHARDLLHPERVAQDEPVVGSVTVGGLDNAIAGWCHYDLGRPRRASEFLADALDRTPAEAHRSRALFGARLALAYEASGELEEMQAVTLRVLQDAGLVASAGADAELRGLSRALMRHHNIRALRELRTSLDEALVATRRA
- a CDS encoding ATP-binding cassette domain-containing protein, whose product is MFDPSSQPVLELRGVSKRFGAVQALTGVDLDVHTGEVVALVGDNGAGKSTLVKTISGVNQPDQGEIVWQGGAVSVKGPHDAQKLGIATVYQDLALADNLDVVGNLFLGNEITKAGILDEIAMEGRSRELLQTLSIRIPSVRIPVASLSGGQRQTVAIARSLIGEPKVVLLDEPTAALGVEQTAQVLDLVERLRDRGLGVILISHSMEDVMAVADTIAVLRLGRNNGIFERRQTNQEQIISAITGATDNAVTRRAARHAEGQE
- a CDS encoding PucR family transcriptional regulator; its protein translation is MGVSPPYDDLRSTSLALRLARIALHGAAERRRVVVFGSDPLSAVAGSAPDIMPRVARGILAGLDELTVQDRTLLLDTFGAWLDADGSAGEAGRRLFVHPNTVRNRLRRLEKQTGRSLSNPRAIAELILAYEIDCGTRAAVAEAAGTAR